A region of the Candidatus Zixiibacteriota bacterium genome:
AATAATTACCATCAGTATGAGCTACAGGTATCTTCAGAACCTGAGATCTTTGACAGTCGTTGGTAAAAGGGGTGTTCTCCTGTTCGACCCTTATATGAACCCACTTACACACGAACCTTAAAGATGAATTTCTAAGCATTGCTCCTGGCAGAAGGCCCGCCTCTAAGAGGATTTGAAAACCGTTGCAGATCCCAATAACCAGCCCTCCTTTTTCCGCAAAGTTGAATATCTCCTGCATAATCGGGGCAAACCGGGCAATCGCTCCGGTGCGGAGATAGTCCCCGTAGGAAAAGCCACCTGGCAGGATCACGCAATCACAACCATTCAGGTCTTTATCCTGATGCCAGAGGAACTCCACCTCCTCTTGCATTATAGTTTTTATAATCTGATAAGCATCATAGTCGCAATTGGAACCGGGAAAGATGATCACTCCGAATTTCATCTTAGATCTCCACCTTAAAATCCTCTATGACCGGATTGGCTAAGAGCTTATCCGAGATCTCGTCGACCAATTTCAGGGCTTCTTTTTTGCTATTCGAGAGGAAGCTTATCTCAAAGAATTTTCCGCTTCTTATCTCCTCAATTCCCTTATACCCCATATCTCCCAAAGCCCTTTTTATGGTGGTGCCCTGAGGGTCTAAGACACCTTCCTTTAATCTTACGTAAACTGTGGCTCGGTATGATTTTTTTTCTTTGCTCATATTCTTCTCTTTTTATTGACCTTATTTTTCAGGATAAATCTGTCTTATCTATTTTGAACTTTTCCTCTCTGCGCCTCAAAAGGTTATCATCTATCTTTGGCTCGACATGCACTATATAATAAATTTCCCTTCCAATTCCGGAGAGCACATAGATAATCCCTATGGGAAAGATAACTAATTTTGGTCTTATCAGTACCGCAATCAAAGCTCCCAGGATCAATATAAGTTTAATCATATTTTTCCTGGAATTCAAGGAAAATCTGGGCAGGGCAAAATATTCTATGCCGGAGACCATAAGCGCGGAGAAGACTATGATCAGGGTGACTAAGACTTCGGGATACCTAAGCTCTCCCCAGAGCTCGTAGGAGAAAAGCGTATATCCGCAAAGGGTTATAGCTGCTGCCGGTATGGGCAGACCGATAAAATACGGTTTATCCTCTAACTTGGCCTGAATATTAAAACGGGCTAATCTGAAAGCTCCGCAGATTATGAAAACAAACCCGATCAGCCAGCCCCAGGTTCCGAGGATGAAAAGCCTGAAGGAATAAAAGATGACTGCCGGTGCTATTCCAAAGGAGACGAAGTCTGCAAAAGAATCCAGCTCGATTCCGAACCTGGATGCGCTCCTGGAAACGCGGGCGATCTTACCGTCTAAGGCATCAAAAAAACCAGCCAGGACTATGAGCCAGGCCGCATGGGTGGCTTCGCCCTCGAAGCTCTGCAGGATGGATAAAAACCCGCAGAGCATATTCCCCATACTGAAGACGCCCGGAAAAATCCCTTTAAAGTTTCTCATCTAAAACCCTTTGGCTCTCTGTTGGTCTCCAGACCAATAGAGCAGGTCCGGAACAGGTTGTTGGTCAGGAGACCAGCAACCAGCCAGAGTTTCTCATCTAAGTCTTCTGGTGTAGTTGCCCAATTCATTGGACTTAGTTCCCTCTCCCCTCTACGAGGAGCGAAGCCTCCGTAGGACCGTAATACTTTTATCGGCTTGCGGGAGAGGGGTCACCCTCCCCTACCCCTCCCATCA
Encoded here:
- the purQ gene encoding phosphoribosylformylglycinamidine synthase subunit PurQ; translation: MKFGVIIFPGSNCDYDAYQIIKTIMQEEVEFLWHQDKDLNGCDCVILPGGFSYGDYLRTGAIARFAPIMQEIFNFAEKGGLVIGICNGFQILLEAGLLPGAMLRNSSLRFVCKWVHIRVEQENTPFTNDCQRSQVLKIPVAHTDGNYFIPEEGLKKLKENNQIVFHYCSPQGKIDPEYSPNGALENIAGICNLKRNVLGMMPHPERAGEMILGSEDGKHIFSSIVNFVKGKVN
- the purS gene encoding phosphoribosylformylglycinamidine synthase subunit PurS, which translates into the protein MSKEKKSYRATVYVRLKEGVLDPQGTTIKRALGDMGYKGIEEIRSGKFFEISFLSNSKKEALKLVDEISDKLLANPVIEDFKVEI
- the pssA gene encoding CDP-diacylglycerol--serine O-phosphatidyltransferase, encoding MRNFKGIFPGVFSMGNMLCGFLSILQSFEGEATHAAWLIVLAGFFDALDGKIARVSRSASRFGIELDSFADFVSFGIAPAVIFYSFRLFILGTWGWLIGFVFIICGAFRLARFNIQAKLEDKPYFIGLPIPAAAITLCGYTLFSYELWGELRYPEVLVTLIIVFSALMVSGIEYFALPRFSLNSRKNMIKLILILGALIAVLIRPKLVIFPIGIIYVLSGIGREIYYIVHVEPKIDDNLLRRREEKFKIDKTDLS